ATACCTACGGCAGTGAATTGCTATATGTAGAGTActaaggaaaacaaaaataactacTCCTGGTATTTGTAGGAGCAACATTGATCCATAAATCACTCCTgtatgcatacagtatatgttatCGCCTTTAATGTATAATGTGTTATGCTAACATGCATTTAACTATATCTGTTTCACAGAGAGACCCACACATAAAACAGAGGGCTATAACAGAAAAGAGTGTGTCCAGTTGGAATATTTTCAACTGGGCTCCAAGTTAAATGTTGGATCTGCAGAAATCAACACCCGGCTAAACAGGTAGATTGATGATTGTAGAACATGCTATGACATGATGAATGTGGGTCCTATAGACAGTAAACAGTGCATGACTGGACTTGTGCTTGGATActatatgtttattattattgtgcaACTTGTGTTTGCTGCTAATGACATGATTATATTTGTCAGATTGAACTTTGGCTCAAGGGTGAGTGTTGTTTGTGGGATGCTTGTTTTCCATTCAGATTAAAGGTGAACATTTTGATGTATTTACATTCAACCAACTGTCTCGTGACCTTTAGAAAGCCCACATCCCCCTCATAGCTATGTCTCCACATGactggaaaatatattttgtctggTAACTGTGTGATGGCTCTTACTTGTATATACAGTAGATACAAGTAGATAAAATAAGATGATCACACACTGTTAAGGTATGATATGCAGTTATCATTGAATCTTCACAAGCACGGAAACAGTGATAACATTTGACCTCAATCCTCTCAACACCCCCAAAGGAGCACATAGTGACTCACAAGCGCTGTTGAGATGATGTTGAAATTCTACACTGTTGTACTGTAGCAATACTTAATCATACATGGAACACAGCAGTTCATTTATTGGGCAAACATTGGTGGGAAAAGGACAATATGTCTCAAATTTCCAATCTATTAAAATAGCAAACTAATCTAGTAGACATTCAGAATGACATTGATCACACTTTCAGAGTCATGTTCAATCATCTGGAAAAGCCGGCGGTTTGTCTTCTGAGATCAAAATAAAGGAGAATTGCTATAGTGAATACATGCTGAGAATTCAGGGACATCCCGCTCACCATGACACAGGCTCTTTTCGGTTAATGTCTATCCCCCACAGGGACTTCCTACAGCTCACCACTGAGCAGAAACCAACAGAAACATGATTCATGAGGACTGTCTCATCCCTGGGAGTAATGAGTTAGCCATTTTTTATGACAACCTTAAAAACAAGGCTGGGAAATTTGTCATGttatgaaaggttttttttatgccCACTAAAATCTcttcccaaacatttccattttgtttcattGGCTCCTGCTATGTGAACTTCAATCTGAGTTCATTGCAAGcctatgtaaaaaaaaacacacacagaaaatcaaCTATTGACGCAACTTATCTCCCACAATCACACAGTCTGTGGGTAAAACATCTCCTCTTGCAAACCAACACACTGATGTGCACACAAACCACAGTTTCTGCACATCTTACTTTCCATTTCTCTTCAGGAAGCTCCTGCTTTGTGCAGAGGGGCCTTAGACGTCTGTGACATGCAAATGAGCTGTTTGAACTGTTTTGTGCCGTGCGAAGCGGCAATGCTTTCCAAGCCGGTGGAAAAACGTGTGTAATTGTAAATGTCATCAGTCTATATCTCCCATGTACAGTTATACTCCCTCAGAAGAGCTTCTGTTGGAGATAAACGACTGACAGAGTTTGAGAGGAGCTTTTTAACATTCGCTGAAATGACACCAGGTTCACATCACACACTCTCCAGGAAAGGTATGTACACGTTTATCACCGTGCAGTATCTTCACTTCACATTAAACTCATAATAAAGCCTTCATGTATCTTTTTCTAGGGATTGAACAACATTGCTGTATGCTCTACAAACAACCCAAAGCCAGATGTGAGAAGATCTGCCACTTTACAGAGTCAAGGACTAAGGATCAGAGACATACAAAATCCCCCTGCTTCAGGAACTGTCTGACTTTTTGCTTCAAGGTAAGTACAGTAACCAGATCGCCATGAATGGTCCCTTACGGCTTTAATGACTAACTTATTTCCGTAGATCTACATGCAAAGTCAATTTGCTTAACATCACATTACAGCAGAGGAGGTCATTGCCTCATTTATTTAGTGAAAATGGAACTTTGGACATTTTGGATTTGCATGTTAAATtcgccccccaaaaaatattgtaatttaaaatTGAAGAAATGTTGtataatgtatgtttgtataaaaagtATGTGTATGAATGATGTGTTATTTCCTGCAAGAAATAGAATATTGAACAACTTTTAGTCTGTGGTTGACGCCTCCTGGAAAATAAGCAAATCAGCCGGTTAAAATACACCCTCACTGTTTGGGAAATGAATGCAGGTTGTCTTCATCGGCTCTCTTTGTGGCTTTGTTTAGGAGCGGGCGAGGATGGAGCAAAGGGAACCGCGCCTGGATGTTGAAGGGACTGAAGGAGGACTCAGGGAACTGGCCTCAAAGTGGTTTATAGACACTCAGTTACCAAACATCGTCCAAAACGGCTTCTTCCCCAGCTGGTTCCAGGGCTTCATCACAAGGAAGTGAGTTgttattcacatttttatttgctaTGAgggaaaatgtgattatttgaTGCTCATTATTAGAATAATTTGTTTTTGACAACAAAGATATCTTATTCTTCATGTAAAAAATGACCagctacatttttaacatacacTTTTTTCTAGTTATTAAGCTAAAAGTAgtgtatatgtgtttttattttatgagcACTATCAGTCTAAGTCAGAGTTTACATCAGATGCAGTGACCATTGATACAGTACAAAGCAGACATTAATATACACCTACATAATCCAAAGGGACAGTTTTGTCAGAGCCTGTGTATTGGTAAATGACAGTTTTACGGAAAATACCTAAAACAAAATGGATCTTCTTTTGATGCAATGTAATTTCCACTGGAAATTACGTGACCTGCCTTTCCCCCTCAAAATCCAGCTAACTTTTTCTGTAAACTCAGGACAAATTAGGCTTTTGGGAAATACTTTTTGGGAGTTTTAAAGTTATTTGTGTCTATCTACAGGGAGGCAGAGGAAATACTCAGAGAAAAGGAGCTGGGCTGTTTTCTGATCCGTCTCAGTAAAAAGGCCATCGGATACATTCTGTCTTATAAGTGAGTATTGGTTTGCTCTAAAAAACCTGTAACCTGAGTCGTacactgattgtgttttaaagcaAGCGTATTAAGTTAACATGCAAGTTTAAAAGGCTACAAATGTTCGTTATCACTTAAATCTAATTAGTCTTGATTTCCTGTTGTAGAGGCGGGGATCGGTGTCGACATTTTGTGATAAGCCAAAATGAATCAGGGAAGTTTGTAGTGTTTGGCGAAACTAAAGGCCACGACTCGGTCTATGAGCTCATAGATTACTACCAGACGAACGCCATTCAACCTTTTGATGAGTACCTGGCATCTTCCTGTTTTGAGGTAAGACTATGGTCCTCAGTCACTTTCTTTAGGTCACATTTATGGAGAATGAGGGTCTaactggtgttttgtttttgcaggcACTTGACAAAGAGCTGTATGACACAATCCAGGTTAGCCCTAAAGAAAGGCCTGTTGGAGCTGTGAAGAACATTCAAACACCACAGATTAACTCAGCGAAGCTTCCTGCCCTTCCACGCAGGATACAAGAGGTGAGTACAGTACATTAATCACAGGAGAattgtttttatagtttataCTTTCCACACCAAATGTTGCTGTATTAACACCCCCAAGCTAACTTTAAGAACCTGGCTTGTTTTGTAAAACAGGAAGTTCCTCCTTTGCCTCGGAGGAGCAGGAACATGGACATTGGTCCGCCGAATGACCCGGAGAAGGCTCTGTATGCTCAGTTTAAGAAGCAAACACCCAGGGAGATACCAAGATCCCAACTCATCTGTCAGGGCAATTTCCCTGGAGATAATCCAGTGAGACCTGGGAGATCAACAACTCAGGATCAGAACAGCAGGAGCAGTTCTCCGTCTGGACCAGAGTCTGTTTACTCTGAGCTTAGCCTGCTGGATACCAAGAGCAGGTCTCTACCGCTTTTGCACAACAGCTGTGAGGGAGAGCAGTCTTACAGGCTGAGTGCACCCCCCCTAACGCCACCAAGACTTTCCCCTAAGCCCGTCAGACAAGCCAATACTTTTGGTCCGCTGCCTGAGGGCACAGACTTTTGCAGCACTCAGGATCACATGAGTGACACTGCTGTTTATCACCTGGCTGGCAGAGCTAGCAGCCCACACAATGCATCTTCTGGGACTGGATCTCCAGAGCAGCATAGGGATACAGTGTACGCTAAGGTCTCCAATAAAGGCCACTTCTCTCATACATATGAGCAGATTCCTGGCCACAAGGACACAGTGACACCTGAACCCGACAGCAACACTTACGAGCCTCTGAAGAACGTCAGACCCAAAAATGGTCAACACACCTGTGGGTTTAAGGTTAGTTATGTGGGTCAAATGTTtccatttaaacacttttaaaaatgtttttagggttgatttaatgttgttttcattaATTTTAGcgtgtaaagtgtctttgagttccACGAAaagctgtaaataaaatgtatttttactattattatgtatttattgattcaCCTTTTTTTTACCTCCTGCAGAATGATAAATGGAAATGGCTGTTCCCCGAGATCAAGAAGAAATGGTGATGTGCTTACCTTACCAGCTACTAATGAAatgttcacacatttttctctaCACTACAGTGGTCGTGCCGTGCAGTCACTCTGTGAAAcaacatttgtaatattttcaacCTGGGTCCTCATGTTCAGAGCTTAACCAATGACATCTGAtgtcatttctattttaaatacatttatttaaggaaaCATTATAGTCTATTGCCTTCATcacatgtaaataaacaacacatgcaaaaataagaactcattattattttcctcaGAGGAAAAAGGATGTACTGTGTTTCTACTGctcttcaaacacattttgactaaaCCCTGCTCCCATCAATGTTGCGCTTCACTGACAGGAAACTTTATTTGCATACAGATTACAAACACATGTGTATGGCAGCAATGGGGAAGTGTGTCAGAGatgttaaaataacattatctTCCATCACCTGCTTCTCCTATACTCTCTAGATATAGTGTAAGTGTTTCCCACTCAGACAACAGTATGATCTGTGAACACAAATGTGCTCCATGGTCTGGTTTCAATGCCAGTGATGAAATGCACCAGGATATTTTAACCcactaaaatattaaacatttcagcTATAAGAATGCCAACAATATGTTGACGTTCCTAACATATTCCTcccaaaactaaaaaacaaaagattatAAATTGACATATTcttataaacacaaaaactagATCTGATCTGTGCCCTATTTTGTACAATAGGGTTTCTGCACCTGAGAATACCTCCTCATGCTAACAGAGGAATACACCCCTTAGGTTAGCATATATACTGTAAGTAGTATGTTAAAACACTTATCTATAAAACATTACCATTctacaatgttttttattcatatatttgcaaaagaaaagatgaattAGCTATTGTAATTGCAAAAAGTCAGAACCCAGGAAATATTGGTACATGACACAGTAGCACTGACTTTCCCAAGAGTCTCTTTATCGAGCAGTTTATCAGACCTCCAGCGTAAGGAATAACATTAAATCacaataaactaaaacagaCAAGATCCCATTGAGTGAAATCTGTATGAGTTTCACACACCGTCTGTTCACAGAAACAGTTGCGTACAGTAACCGTTGCTTTACAGCTCCAGTATCACATTGCACCAGAAGCTTCTCAGCTGGAATCATAATTAAACAGATGTTCTCTGTGAGACCAGTAATTAATGAAGCCACACAATCAGCACTGTATTACCCTGAATATTCAATGCTGCCCTCATAAAAGCAACTGGAGATAATGGGGGAATTAACTGCCTGCTCTGATGGCTGCACACTGTTTAACTGACTTCAATGTATTCCCCTTTTTGGGTAAATGAAGACActtaacatttacttttttcctATTATTCATAGCTGTCAGCGTGCATGAGAACACTATCCATCATGTAGCTATATTCGGTACAATCATATTTTGGTGTTTGCCATAtgtatgtcatttttttgtctGCTATAACATATAAGATTAAGCCTGAAGAATTGacttgtttggtttatttttaccatttgctaaaaggaaaaacaattccCTCAAAACACAATTGAGTTCGGATGGCTTATGCTAGGGGAACTGACATTTCATGTTGCTTTAGCCTACCTCTAGTGTCCAAATGTCTACGTTCTAACTGTTCTGTATTCatcagcacaaaataaacaggtcatatttattttagcagcTATGGCAGAAAGGTGTCAGACGACTCAGATTTGACTGTTAGCTGAAAAACACGACGTTCTGCATTTATGGATGCCCGACATCCGCTTGCACAGTATGACTCACTGGTACAAGTTGAGCTGAAAACATGCTGTACAAAACCAACATGGCCCTCCATATGTACATGTTGCAACATTGTCCAATACAGCAACAGgaatcatcattcaacatgacCATTTCCTGCAGCTTGTGTGCAGGATGTTATCATGCTTGCTGACACAGCTCACTCCTAATGACCACTTCCTGCTTAACAAGTTATTAAAGCTAATATGATGGGCTATGCAGCGGGGCAGCCATTTCCTCATCTTTACTGTGCACGCTCTTCGATCATCATGGTTGGGTGGGTTAAGATGAACTGGTTATATAGACGGAATATTACTGAACTCATCCAAGTTGCAGGTCAGGCCTTTCATttgaaatggtttgtttttagtttaaaagCAGAGAGAGCTCCTGTAAGTATTAGTTGATGCTTTTTTCATTGACAACGCTAAATCTCATAATTTCATTctcatacaaaaaaaatcaagacagaaaaaaaacatttattcaaagtAAGACAAATACCTGAAGTCACATAAAATACTGTAACACGTATATCCAAAAGATGGCTGTATTTGTTATCTTGTGATAATGGCTGAAGCAGAAAAAGCTACCAACATG
Above is a genomic segment from Eleginops maclovinus isolate JMC-PN-2008 ecotype Puerto Natales chromosome 2, JC_Emac_rtc_rv5, whole genome shotgun sequence containing:
- the LOC134876573 gene encoding SH2 domain-containing protein 7-like isoform X1 translates to MSSVYISHVQLYSLRRASVGDKRLTEFERSFLTFAEMTPGSHHTLSRKGIEQHCCMLYKQPKARCEKICHFTESRTKDQRHTKSPCFRNCLTFCFKERARMEQREPRLDVEGTEGGLRELASKWFIDTQLPNIVQNGFFPSWFQGFITRKEAEEILREKELGCFLIRLSKKAIGYILSYKGGDRCRHFVISQNESGKFVVFGETKGHDSVYELIDYYQTNAIQPFDEYLASSCFEALDKELYDTIQVSPKERPVGAVKNIQTPQINSAKLPALPRRIQEEVPPLPRRSRNMDIGPPNDPEKALYAQFKKQTPREIPRSQLICQGNFPGDNPVRPGRSTTQDQNSRSSSPSGPESVYSELSLLDTKSRSLPLLHNSCEGEQSYRLSAPPLTPPRLSPKPVRQANTFGPLPEGTDFCSTQDHMSDTAVYHLAGRASSPHNASSGTGSPEQHRDTVYAKVSNKGHFSHTYEQIPGHKDTVTPEPDSNTYEPLKNVRPKNGQHTCGFKNDKWKWLFPEIKKKW
- the LOC134876573 gene encoding SH2 domain-containing protein 7-like isoform X2, producing the protein MTPGSHHTLSRKGIEQHCCMLYKQPKARCEKICHFTESRTKDQRHTKSPCFRNCLTFCFKERARMEQREPRLDVEGTEGGLRELASKWFIDTQLPNIVQNGFFPSWFQGFITRKEAEEILREKELGCFLIRLSKKAIGYILSYKGGDRCRHFVISQNESGKFVVFGETKGHDSVYELIDYYQTNAIQPFDEYLASSCFEALDKELYDTIQVSPKERPVGAVKNIQTPQINSAKLPALPRRIQEEVPPLPRRSRNMDIGPPNDPEKALYAQFKKQTPREIPRSQLICQGNFPGDNPVRPGRSTTQDQNSRSSSPSGPESVYSELSLLDTKSRSLPLLHNSCEGEQSYRLSAPPLTPPRLSPKPVRQANTFGPLPEGTDFCSTQDHMSDTAVYHLAGRASSPHNASSGTGSPEQHRDTVYAKVSNKGHFSHTYEQIPGHKDTVTPEPDSNTYEPLKNVRPKNGQHTCGFKNDKWKWLFPEIKKKW